The Deinococcus aquaedulcis region GCCGTGATCTGCCGTCACGATAACCGCTGAGGTGTTGAGGCTGTTGACCAGGCGCTTGATACCGCGGGACAGCTCCTCCAGGGCGTTCTGGCACCCTTTGAACACGTCCCGCTCACTGGGCGAATCGTCACCCAGAGCGTCAATGGCGTTGTGATACACGTACACCAGACGCTTGCCCTCCAGGAGGGCGCGGCCTTCTTCGACGTTCATGGCCAGCAACTGATCGAGGTGCACCACCGCCGATGGATACCCGGTCCGCTCGAGGTGCGCCGCGCGGTCTTCGGAGCGGGTGGTGGGGGCGCCGTCGCGTAACACGCGCCCAGCTCCGGCGTCCCAAGTAAGCGTCTGACCTGGCAAAAGGGCCGCCATGCCCCAGCGGGTCTGGCTGGGCAGGGTGCTGACCATGTAGTCAAGCGCTGGCTCACCGCGCAGTTCAGTAGTCACGCGCTCACGCAGTTCAGTGGCCACCTCATACCGCAGGGCGTCACTCACGATCACGACCACCCGGTCGCGCTCACCTCTGTTCAGGAGCGGCTGCACGTGGTTGGCAAAAAAGCGCCACTGGTGATGCCGCAGGCTCAGGTCAGACAGCAGGTCCGTTTCCAGTCCATCAGTCCAGGCGGCGCCGAGGCCCTCCAGAAACCAGTGGATGTACGTGTGCTCGACCGCCTGGGTCAGGTCACTGAGCAGGTCGCCCGGCGCGCGGTCCAGGGCCGTGATGTACTGGCGGTACAGCCGGTCAAAGCTGTGAAGGCGCGCCGCGTACTGCTCGAGCAGGGCCCCAGCATCTGCCGGAAACGTTCCACTGTGCTCTCGGCGCTGCGCGAAGAGACTGGCGGCGGCAATGACGGCCTGGTATTCCGCCTGGTAGCGGCCGGCGTGGTGAAGGGCCTGCCGCGTCCGGGCCACCTGCAGTGCGGTCTCCAGGTTCGCAGTGGGTGAAGTCAGTGACCGCACCAGGGCACGCAGCGCAACCCGCTCCAGGATCGGGAACGTATCGACCTGACTGTAGGTTTCCGGGTCGAGGGTCTGGGCCCAGGCTTCAATGCCGAGGTCTGCTTCGACCTCCCCGGTCAGCACTGTGAGGCGGTCCGTGTCCCGCGCGTCCCGCTGCCACGCAGCAATCAGGGCGTAGGCGGGTGTGGCATTCAGGAGCAGCTGAGGGGTGAGGTGGGTCGGCGCGGCGCCGCCCAAATGATGACTGAGGTGGTTGACCAGCAGGGCCATGAACAACCGCCGCAGGGTGGGCGCCTCACTCCGGAACAGCGTGACCTGAGCAGCCAACTCCCAGAAAGGCGTCTCGAGCCCCAGTTTGACCAGCTCGGCGTAGGTGGCGTTGTCCGCTTCATCCAGGCCGCCGCTGAGCACCCGGCGCACGATCAGGGCGCCTTCCGCAACCTTCTCCCCCACTGCGACAGCCAGCAGTCC contains the following coding sequences:
- the pglZ gene encoding BREX-1 system phosphatase PglZ type A, which translates into the protein MQDDRRWAHSGRRLVFWYDPEGEFQEEVGSLDLGGTEILPLGGAPFALKRRLVLEEPQTPFVLYAPTHEPPHAENWLLDLQCAGVLFSADRAALVFADLGFRQRALEAVVRRHARFFASKKRVSDLMALGLSPDVDERGLLAGLLAVAVGEKVAEGALIVRRVLSGGLDEADNATYAELVKLGLETPFWELAAQVTLFRSEAPTLRRLFMALLVNHLSHHLGGAAPTHLTPQLLLNATPAYALIAAWQRDARDTDRLTVLTGEVEADLGIEAWAQTLDPETYSQVDTFPILERVALRALVRSLTSPTANLETALQVARTRQALHHAGRYQAEYQAVIAAASLFAQRREHSGTFPADAGALLEQYAARLHSFDRLYRQYITALDRAPGDLLSDLTQAVEHTYIHWFLEGLGAAWTDGLETDLLSDLSLRHHQWRFFANHVQPLLNRGERDRVVVIVSDALRYEVATELRERVTTELRGEPALDYMVSTLPSQTRWGMAALLPGQTLTWDAGAGRVLRDGAPTTRSEDRAAHLERTGYPSAVVHLDQLLAMNVEEGRALLEGKRLVYVYHNAIDALGDDSPSERDVFKGCQNALEELSRGIKRLVNSLNTSAVIVTADHGFLYQRQPIRDADKLAPPPRGAQDTLERRSLIGPNLSAAEGTLRVQLDAYQRMQEPLSALFPRGTLRYRVAGGGAQYVHGGASLQEMVVPVMTYRHKRAAAGQPQASRKVRLEAVSPSRRVTNTLFTVRLVQAEAVADRLRPRTVSVQLVDEAGRLVTDQRRLTFESTSPHPSQREQIARLSVTLTNPDAHATYFLTVTDVDDNVELIREAWTISIAFQDDFGDF